The bacterium genome segment GCTGGCGGAGGAGGAAAAATGACGAAGAAGGAGGCCCCCGCCTTCCGCGCGGCGCGGCCGGTCGAGAACATTGTCGTCTATCAGCCGGGCAAGCCCATCGAGGAACTCGAGCGCGAACTCGGGATCTCGGATTCGGTCAAACTGGCCTCGAACGAAAATCCGCTCGGGCCCTCTCCCAAGGCGGTGGAGGCCATCGGGCGGGCCATTCCCGATTTGCACCGGTATCCCGACGGCGGGGGGTTTTATCTCAAGGAGGAGCTGGCCGCGCACCATGGGCTTTCGCCGGAGCATTTCATCCTCGGGAACGGGACGAACGAGGTCCTCGAAATTCTGGCGCATGCCTTTTTCGATCCGGGCGATTCGGTGGTGTTTTCCGAGGGGGCCTTCATCGTCTATCGCATCGTCTCCCAGCTCAGCGGCTGCGACATCCGCGTGGCGCCGATGCGCGAGTTCACCCACGATCTGGAGCAAATGGCCGAGCGGGTGAGCGATGATACGAAGGCGGTCTTCATCGCCAATCCGAACAACCCGACGGGAACGGCGGTGGGGGAGCGGGCGCTGCGCGCTTTTCTCGAAAGAGTGCCCGAAACCACCCTCGTCGTGGTAGATGAAGCGTATTTTCAGTACGCCACCCGGGAGGATTATCCTGACGCGACGCAGCTCTTCCGGGAGTTTCCGAACGTCGTGGCGATGCGGACCTTCTCGAAGGTCTATGGCCTGGCCGGGCTTCGCGTGGGCTACGGGGCGGGGCACCCCGATGTCATCTCCAAGATGGAGCGGGTGCGCGAGCCCTTCAACGTGAATTCGCTGGCGCTGGCCGCGGCCGAGGCGGCACTCTCCGATACGGAGCATGTCGAAAAAACGGTCCGGGCCAACACGGAGGGCCGGGAGTTTTTCGTCCGGGAGCTGGCGGCGCTGGGCCTGCCCTTCGTACCCACCCAGGGGAATTTTCTCATGGTGGAGGTGGGCGATGGCGCCGAGGGGACTTACGAGGCGCTTCTCCGCGAGGGGATCATCGCCCGGCCGGTGGCTGGCTATGGATTTCCACGGCACCTGCGCATTTCAATCGGAACGGCAGGGGAGAACCAGCGGGCGATCGATGCGCTGGTCAAGATCTTAAAAATTAATTAGTTTTATATCAATGAATTGCGGGAGATAGTTCAAGTAAAATGGAACCACTTTTCGGGCAGATGACGATCATCGGGGTGGGCCTGATCGGCGGCTCGCTGGCCCGGGCGGCCCGGGCGAAGGGGCTGGTCGGGCGCTTCGTCGGGGCGGGCCGGCGGCGGGAAAATCTCGAGAAGGCGCTCTCCCTCGGGGTGGTCGACCAGATCGAGACCGATCACGTGGCCGCGGCCGCGGGCGCGGATATCGTGGTGCTCGGAACCCCGGTGCAGGTGGCTGTCGAGGTGGCGCGAAATATTCTCCCCGAGATGAAACCGGGGGCCATTCTTACCGATGTGGGGAGCGTCAAGGGGCCCTTTGTCCGTGCGGTTGAGGCGATGGAGCTGGGCGGGGTCCGATTTGTCGGCGGGCACCCGATCGCGGGAACGGAGGATTCGGGCGTCGAGGCAAGTTTCAAGGAATTGTTCGAGAATCACCGGACGATTCTCACCCCGACTGATCGCTCGGATGCATCGGCCGTCGAGGCCCTGAAGAAGCTCTGGGAAGGGG includes the following:
- the hisC gene encoding histidinol-phosphate transaminase translates to MTKKEAPAFRAARPVENIVVYQPGKPIEELERELGISDSVKLASNENPLGPSPKAVEAIGRAIPDLHRYPDGGGFYLKEELAAHHGLSPEHFILGNGTNEVLEILAHAFFDPGDSVVFSEGAFIVYRIVSQLSGCDIRVAPMREFTHDLEQMAERVSDDTKAVFIANPNNPTGTAVGERALRAFLERVPETTLVVVDEAYFQYATREDYPDATQLFREFPNVVAMRTFSKVYGLAGLRVGYGAGHPDVISKMERVREPFNVNSLALAAAEAALSDTEHVEKTVRANTEGREFFVRELAALGLPFVPTQGNFLMVEVGDGAEGTYEALLREGIIARPVAGYGFPRHLRISIGTAGENQRAIDALVKILKIN
- a CDS encoding prephenate dehydrogenase/arogenate dehydrogenase family protein; its protein translation is MEPLFGQMTIIGVGLIGGSLARAARAKGLVGRFVGAGRRRENLEKALSLGVVDQIETDHVAAAAGADIVVLGTPVQVAVEVARNILPEMKPGAILTDVGSVKGPFVRAVEAMELGGVRFVGGHPIAGTEDSGVEASFKELFENHRTILTPTDRSDASAVEALKKLWEGVGAHVDLISPEAHDRVLSDISHLPHLVAYALVNAALEGKGLPYAAGGFRDFTRIASSNPEMWREICLDNREALLASLGTFEGRLAELRQLVERGDGAALEAAFRRAKEGRDGWLQEKGWK